A genomic segment from Vibrio chagasii encodes:
- the rplL gene encoding 50S ribosomal protein L7/L12 — protein MSITNEQILDAVAEMSVMQVVELIEAMEEKFGVSAAAAVVAGGAAGGDAAAEQTEFDVILTSAGSNKVQVIKAVRGATGLGLKEAKGLVDSAPAPLKEGVDKAEAEALKAQLEEAGASVEVK, from the coding sequence TACTAACGAGCAAATCCTAGACGCAGTTGCAGAAATGTCTGTAATGCAAGTTGTTGAGCTTATCGAAGCTATGGAAGAGAAATTCGGCGTATCAGCTGCTGCTGCAGTTGTAGCTGGTGGCGCTGCTGGCGGCGACGCTGCTGCTGAGCAAACTGAATTCGACGTTATCCTAACTTCTGCTGGTTCTAACAAAGTACAAGTTATCAAAGCTGTACGTGGCGCAACTGGCCTAGGTCTTAAAGAAGCTAAAGGTCTTGTAGACTCAGCTCCAGCACCTCTAAAAGAAGGCGTTGACAAAGCTGAAGCTGAAGCTCTTAAAGCACAGCTAGAAGAAGCTGGCGCTTCTGTTGAAGTTAAGTAA
- the rpoC gene encoding DNA-directed RNA polymerase subunit beta' → MKDLLNFLKAQHKTEEFDAIKIGLSSPDMIRSWSFGEVKKPETINYRTFKPERDGLFCARIFGPVKDYECLCGKYKRLKHRGVICEKCGVEVTQTKVRRDRMGHIELASPVAHIWFLKSLPSRIGLLMDIPLRDIERVLYFEMYVVTEPGMTDLEKSQMLTEEEYLDRLEEWGDEFTAKMGAEAIKDLLATMDLHQEVEEMREELETTNSETKRKKITKRLKLVEAFIASGNDPQWMILTVLPVLPPDLRPLVPLDGGRFATSDLNDLYRRVINRNNRLKRLLELAAPDIIVRNEKRMLQESVDALLDNGRRGRAITGSNKRPLKSLADMIKGKQGRFRQNLLGKRVDYSGRSVITVGPYLRLHQCGLPKKMALELFKPFIYSKLETRGMATTIKAAKKMVEREEAIVWDILDEVIREHPVLLNRAPTLHRLGIQAFEPVLIEGKAIQLHPLVCAAYNADFDGDQMAVHVPLTLEAQLEARTLMMSTNNILSPASGDPIIVPSQDVVLGLYYMTREKINVKGEGMYLAGPEEAEKAYRTKTAELHARVKVRITETVVDEDGNSTTETKLVDTTVGRAMLWQIVPAGLPYSIVNQKLGKKQISTLLNEAYRKLGLKDTVVFADQIMYAGFAYAALSGVSVGIDDMVVPQAKYDEIESAEEEVREIQEQFQSGLVTAGERYNKVIDIWASTNDRVAKAMMDNLSSETVINRDGEEEQQESFNSIYMMADSGARGSAAQIRQLAGMRGLMARPDGSIIETPITANFKEGLNVLQYFISTHGARKGLADTALKTANSGYLTRRLVDVAQDVVVHEHDCGTHEGIDMMPHIEGGDVKVALSELALGRVVAEDVLKPGTEDVLIPRNTLIDEKWCQIMEDNSVDSMKVRSVVTCDADFGCCAQCYGRDLARGHLVNQGEAVGVIAAQSIGEPGTQLTMRTFHIGGAASTAAAENSIQAKTTGTVKLHNAKFVINKDKKLVITSRASEMTIVDEFGRTKEKHKLPYGSVLSKADNDAVEAGEVVANWEAHTMPIITEVAGRIQFVDMIDGVTVSRQTDDLTGLSSSEVTDAAARPAAGKDMRPAIKLVDEQGNDVMIPGTEMPAHYFLPGKAIVNIEDGAEVGIGDTLSRIPQKSGGNKDITGGLPRVADLFEARKPKEPAILAEHTGTVSFGKETKGKRRLVITREGGDTYEEMIPKHRQLNVFEGEKIERGDVIADGPETPHDILRLRGIHAVTQYIANEVQEVYRLQGVKINDKHIETIVRQMLRKCTITHSGDSQFLPGEQVEYHNVKIANRKLEAEGKELVRFERDLLGITKASLATESFISAASFQETTRVLTEAAVSGKRDDLRGLKENVIVGRLIPAGTGFAYHQERQAKREEEQEGPSAEQATDNLAALLNAGFSSEE, encoded by the coding sequence GTGAAAGACTTATTAAACTTTCTAAAAGCGCAGCATAAGACCGAAGAATTTGATGCAATCAAAATCGGTCTATCTTCACCAGACATGATCCGTTCATGGTCTTTCGGTGAAGTTAAAAAACCTGAAACGATCAACTATCGTACGTTCAAACCTGAACGCGATGGTCTGTTCTGTGCGCGTATTTTTGGTCCAGTTAAAGACTACGAATGTCTTTGTGGTAAATACAAGCGTCTGAAACACCGTGGTGTTATCTGTGAGAAGTGTGGCGTAGAAGTTACACAAACTAAAGTTCGTCGTGACCGTATGGGCCACATCGAGCTTGCTTCACCAGTTGCTCACATCTGGTTCCTAAAATCGCTACCGTCTCGTATCGGTCTACTAATGGATATCCCTCTACGTGATATCGAACGTGTTCTTTACTTCGAAATGTACGTAGTAACTGAACCAGGTATGACTGATCTAGAAAAATCTCAGATGCTTACTGAAGAAGAGTATCTGGATCGTCTAGAAGAGTGGGGTGATGAATTCACTGCTAAGATGGGTGCAGAAGCGATCAAAGATCTGCTTGCAACAATGGACCTTCATCAAGAAGTGGAAGAAATGCGCGAAGAGTTGGAAACAACTAACTCTGAAACTAAGCGTAAGAAGATCACTAAGCGCCTGAAGCTAGTTGAAGCGTTCATTGCATCGGGTAACGATCCGCAATGGATGATTCTGACTGTACTTCCGGTTCTTCCGCCAGATCTACGTCCTCTAGTTCCTCTAGATGGCGGTCGTTTTGCGACTTCAGATCTGAACGACCTTTACCGTCGTGTGATCAACCGTAACAACCGTTTGAAGCGTCTTCTAGAGCTAGCTGCTCCGGACATCATCGTACGTAACGAAAAGCGTATGCTGCAAGAGTCTGTTGATGCACTTCTAGATAACGGTCGTCGTGGTCGTGCAATCACAGGTTCGAACAAGCGTCCTCTGAAATCTCTTGCTGATATGATCAAGGGTAAGCAAGGTCGTTTCCGTCAGAACCTTCTAGGTAAACGTGTAGACTACTCTGGCCGTTCTGTAATCACAGTAGGTCCATACCTTCGTCTACATCAGTGTGGTCTTCCTAAGAAGATGGCACTTGAGCTATTTAAGCCGTTCATCTACAGCAAGCTAGAGACTCGTGGCATGGCTACGACAATCAAAGCTGCTAAGAAGATGGTAGAGCGCGAAGAAGCTATCGTTTGGGATATCCTAGACGAAGTAATCCGCGAACACCCAGTACTACTTAACCGTGCACCTACACTTCACCGTCTAGGTATCCAAGCGTTTGAACCAGTACTAATCGAAGGTAAAGCGATTCAGCTTCACCCACTAGTGTGTGCGGCATACAACGCCGACTTCGATGGTGACCAAATGGCGGTACACGTGCCTCTAACTCTAGAAGCACAGCTTGAAGCACGTACTCTGATGATGTCGACAAACAACATTCTGTCGCCAGCGTCAGGTGATCCGATCATCGTACCTTCTCAGGACGTTGTATTGGGTCTTTACTACATGACTCGTGAAAAGATCAACGTGAAAGGCGAAGGTATGTACCTTGCTGGCCCTGAAGAGGCTGAGAAGGCATACCGTACTAAGACTGCTGAGCTACACGCTCGCGTTAAAGTTCGTATCACTGAGACCGTAGTAGACGAAGATGGTAACAGCACTACTGAAACGAAGCTGGTTGATACAACGGTTGGCCGTGCAATGCTATGGCAAATCGTTCCAGCTGGCCTACCGTACAGCATCGTTAACCAAAAGCTAGGTAAGAAGCAAATTTCTACCCTGCTTAACGAAGCGTACCGTAAGCTTGGTCTTAAGGACACAGTAGTATTCGCTGACCAAATCATGTACGCAGGTTTTGCATACGCTGCACTTTCAGGTGTTTCTGTAGGTATCGACGATATGGTTGTACCTCAAGCGAAATACGATGAAATTGAATCTGCTGAAGAAGAAGTTCGCGAAATCCAAGAGCAATTCCAATCTGGTCTTGTTACAGCGGGTGAGCGTTACAACAAAGTTATCGATATCTGGGCATCTACGAATGACCGCGTTGCGAAAGCGATGATGGATAACCTATCTTCTGAAACAGTTATCAACCGTGACGGCGAAGAAGAACAGCAAGAATCGTTCAACAGCATCTACATGATGGCCGACTCAGGCGCACGTGGTTCTGCAGCTCAGATTCGTCAGCTAGCAGGTATGCGTGGTCTGATGGCGCGTCCAGATGGTTCAATCATCGAAACGCCGATCACAGCGAACTTTAAAGAAGGTCTAAACGTCCTTCAGTACTTTATCTCAACGCACGGTGCTCGTAAGGGTCTTGCGGATACAGCACTGAAAACAGCGAACTCGGGTTACCTAACTCGTCGTCTAGTAGACGTTGCTCAAGACGTTGTAGTTCACGAACATGACTGTGGCACGCACGAAGGTATCGACATGATGCCTCACATCGAAGGTGGTGACGTTAAAGTTGCACTTTCTGAGCTTGCTCTAGGTCGTGTAGTAGCTGAAGACGTTCTTAAGCCTGGTACTGAAGATGTACTGATTCCACGTAATACTCTGATTGATGAGAAGTGGTGTCAGATCATGGAAGACAACTCTGTAGATAGCATGAAAGTGCGTTCTGTTGTTACCTGTGATGCAGACTTCGGTTGTTGTGCACAGTGTTACGGTCGTGACCTAGCACGTGGTCACCTAGTGAACCAAGGTGAAGCAGTTGGTGTTATCGCTGCACAATCTATCGGTGAACCGGGTACACAGCTAACGATGCGTACGTTCCACATCGGTGGTGCGGCATCTACTGCAGCAGCAGAGAACAGCATCCAAGCTAAGACAACTGGTACTGTGAAACTTCACAACGCTAAGTTCGTAATCAACAAAGATAAGAAGCTGGTTATCACCTCTCGTGCATCTGAGATGACGATTGTTGATGAGTTCGGTCGTACTAAAGAGAAGCACAAACTTCCTTACGGTTCTGTACTGAGCAAAGCGGACAACGACGCAGTAGAAGCTGGCGAAGTTGTTGCTAACTGGGAAGCGCACACTATGCCAATCATCACTGAAGTGGCAGGTCGCATCCAGTTCGTTGATATGATCGATGGCGTAACTGTTTCTCGTCAAACGGATGATCTAACTGGTCTTTCTTCTTCTGAAGTTACAGACGCAGCGGCTCGTCCAGCAGCAGGTAAAGATATGCGTCCAGCTATCAAACTTGTTGACGAGCAAGGTAACGATGTAATGATCCCTGGTACTGAAATGCCAGCTCACTACTTCCTACCTGGTAAAGCGATTGTAAACATCGAAGATGGCGCTGAAGTTGGCATTGGTGACACACTATCTCGTATCCCTCAGAAATCTGGCGGTAACAAAGATATCACCGGTGGTCTACCACGCGTAGCAGACCTATTCGAAGCTCGTAAGCCTAAAGAGCCTGCGATCCTTGCTGAGCACACAGGTACTGTGTCTTTCGGTAAAGAAACGAAAGGTAAGCGTCGTCTAGTAATCACTCGTGAAGGTGGTGACACTTACGAAGAGATGATTCCTAAGCATCGTCAATTGAACGTGTTCGAAGGTGAGAAGATTGAACGTGGTGATGTAATCGCCGACGGTCCTGAAACTCCACACGATATCCTGCGTCTACGTGGTATCCACGCAGTAACTCAGTACATCGCGAACGAAGTTCAAGAAGTTTACCGCTTACAAGGTGTTAAGATTAACGATAAGCACATTGAGACTATCGTTCGTCAAATGCTACGTAAGTGTACAATCACACACTCTGGTGACTCTCAGTTCCTACCTGGCGAACAAGTTGAGTACCACAATGTGAAGATTGCTAACCGTAAGCTAGAAGCTGAAGGTAAAGAACTAGTACGTTTCGAACGTGATCTACTAGGTATTACTAAAGCATCTCTTGCAACTGAGTCATTCATCTCAGCTGCATCGTTCCAAGAAACGACTCGCGTACTAACAGAAGCTGCGGTTTCTGGTAAGCGTGATGACCTTCGCGGTCTGAAAGAGAACGTAATTGTTGGTCGTCTGATCCCAGCTGGTACTGGTTTCGCATACCACCAAGAGCGTCAAGCTAAGCGTGAAGAAGAGCAGGAAGGTCCATC
- the rpoB gene encoding DNA-directed RNA polymerase subunit beta translates to MVYSYTEKKRIRKDFGTRPQVLDIPYLLSIQLDSFDKFIEQDPEGQYGLEAAFRSVFPIQSYNGNSELQYVSYRLGEPVFDVKECQIRGVTYSKPLRVKLRLVIFDRDAPAGTVKDIKEQEVYMGEIPLMTDNGTFVINGTERVIVSQLHRSPGVFFDSDKGKTHSSGKVLYNARVIPYRGSWLDFEFDPKDNLFVRIDRRRKLPASIILRALGKSTEEILDLFFDKVNFEVKDQTLLMELVPDRLRGETASFDIEANGKVYVETGRRVTARHIRQLEKDGVEHIEVPVEYIVGKVASKDYINEATGEIIVGANQEISLEALANLSQAGHKALEVLFTNDLDHGPFMSDTLRADSTVDRISALVEIYRMMRPGEPPTKEAAESLFESLFFSEERYDLSTVGRMKFNSSIEREEEEERGTLDESDIIEVMKKLIGIRNGKGEVDDIDHLGNRRIRSVGEMAENQFRVGLVRVERAVKERLSLGDLDAIMPQDLINAKPISAAVKEFFGSSQLSQFMDQNNPLSEVTHKRRISALGPGGLTRERAGFEVRDVHVTHYGRLCPIETPEGPNIGLINSLSAFARCNDYGFLETPYRRVVDGVVTDEVDYLSAIQEGQFVIAQANTVLTEDGTFADELITARQKGESGLHPRDHVDYMDVATNQVVSIAASLIPFLEHDDANRALMGANMQRQAVPTLKADKPLVGTGIERNIAVDSGVTAVAKRGGMIQSVDASRIVVKVNEDELVPGEAGIDIYNLTKYTRSNQNTCINQRPTVLPGEPVSRGDVLADGPSTDLGELALGQNMRIAFMPWNGYNFEDSILVSERVVQEDRFTTIHIQELSCVARDTKLGSEEITADIPNVGESALSKLDESGIVYIGAEVKGGDILVGKVTPKGETQLTPEEKLLRAIFGEKASDVKDTSLRVPNSVSGTIIDVQVFTRDGVEKDKRALEIEQMQLKEAKKDLTEEFQILEGGLLNRVKAVLLSGGYSEAKLDTIGRKQWLEQVLEDDALQTQLEQLAEQWDELKADFDKKFETKRRKITQGDDLAPGVLKIVKVYLAVKRRIQPGDKMAGRHGNKGVISKINPVEDMPYDEKGQPVDIVLNPLGVPSRMNIGQILEVHLGLAAKGIGDKINQMVKEQQELHKFREFLQKVYDLGDTRQKVDIAELSDDQVRTLIKNLRGGLPIATPVFDGASETLIKELLKLGDLPESGQLKLFDGRTGDSFERPVTVGYMYMLKLNHLVDDKMHARSTGSYSLVTQQPLGGKAQFGGQRFGEMEVWALEAYGAAYTLQEMLTVKSDDVNGRTKMYKNIVDGNHSMEPGMPESFNVLLKEIRSLGINIELEDEE, encoded by the coding sequence ATGGTTTACTCTTATACCGAGAAAAAGCGCATCCGTAAGGACTTTGGTACTCGTCCACAAGTTTTGGACATTCCATACCTGTTATCGATCCAGCTTGATTCTTTCGATAAATTCATCGAACAGGATCCAGAAGGTCAATACGGTCTTGAGGCTGCTTTTCGTTCTGTATTCCCAATTCAGAGCTACAACGGCAATTCTGAGCTGCAATACGTTAGCTACCGTCTTGGTGAGCCAGTTTTTGATGTTAAAGAATGTCAAATCCGTGGTGTAACTTACTCAAAGCCACTACGCGTTAAGCTACGTCTAGTTATCTTTGATCGAGATGCGCCAGCAGGTACTGTAAAAGACATTAAAGAACAAGAAGTCTACATGGGCGAAATTCCGCTTATGACAGACAATGGTACTTTCGTAATTAATGGTACCGAGAGGGTTATCGTATCCCAGCTGCACCGAAGCCCAGGCGTGTTCTTCGACAGTGATAAGGGTAAGACCCACTCATCTGGTAAAGTTCTTTATAACGCACGTGTAATTCCTTACCGTGGCTCATGGTTAGACTTTGAGTTCGATCCTAAGGATAACTTATTCGTACGTATCGACCGTCGTCGTAAGCTACCAGCTTCAATCATCCTTCGTGCACTAGGTAAGTCAACTGAAGAGATCCTAGATCTGTTCTTCGACAAGGTGAACTTCGAAGTGAAAGACCAAACTCTTCTTATGGAGTTGGTTCCTGATCGTCTACGTGGTGAAACTGCGTCATTCGACATCGAAGCAAACGGTAAAGTTTACGTTGAGACTGGTCGTCGTGTTACTGCTCGCCACATCCGTCAACTTGAGAAAGATGGCGTTGAGCACATCGAAGTACCTGTAGAGTACATCGTTGGTAAAGTTGCATCTAAAGATTACATCAACGAAGCAACTGGCGAGATCATCGTTGGCGCGAACCAAGAGATCAGCCTAGAGGCACTTGCTAACCTATCTCAAGCAGGTCACAAAGCTCTAGAAGTACTGTTCACGAATGACCTAGACCATGGTCCATTCATGTCAGACACTCTACGTGCAGATAGCACAGTAGATCGCATCTCTGCATTGGTAGAAATCTACCGCATGATGCGTCCTGGCGAGCCACCAACGAAAGAAGCTGCAGAGTCTCTATTCGAAAGCCTATTCTTCTCAGAAGAACGCTACGACCTATCAACTGTAGGCCGTATGAAGTTCAACAGCTCTATCGAGCGTGAAGAAGAAGAAGAGCGCGGTACTCTGGATGAATCAGACATCATCGAAGTGATGAAGAAACTGATCGGCATCCGTAACGGTAAAGGCGAAGTGGACGATATCGACCACCTTGGCAACCGTCGTATCCGTTCTGTAGGTGAAATGGCAGAAAACCAATTCCGTGTTGGTCTAGTTCGTGTAGAACGTGCCGTTAAAGAGCGTCTAAGCCTTGGTGACCTTGATGCAATCATGCCTCAAGACCTAATCAACGCTAAGCCTATCTCTGCTGCAGTTAAAGAATTCTTTGGCTCTTCACAGCTTTCACAGTTCATGGACCAAAACAACCCATTGTCAGAAGTTACGCACAAGCGTCGTATCTCTGCTTTAGGTCCTGGTGGTCTTACTCGTGAGCGCGCAGGCTTCGAAGTACGTGACGTTCACGTAACTCACTACGGTCGTCTATGTCCGATCGAAACGCCTGAAGGTCCAAACATCGGTCTAATTAACTCACTATCTGCATTTGCACGTTGTAACGATTACGGTTTCCTAGAAACTCCGTACCGTCGTGTAGTAGATGGCGTAGTAACAGACGAAGTTGATTACCTGTCTGCAATCCAAGAAGGTCAATTTGTAATCGCGCAGGCGAACACCGTTCTTACTGAAGACGGTACGTTCGCAGATGAGCTAATCACTGCTCGTCAAAAAGGTGAATCTGGTCTTCACCCACGCGACCACGTTGACTACATGGACGTTGCGACAAACCAAGTAGTATCTATCGCTGCATCGCTTATCCCGTTCCTAGAACACGATGATGCGAACCGTGCATTGATGGGTGCGAACATGCAACGTCAAGCGGTACCAACACTTAAGGCTGACAAGCCTCTAGTAGGTACTGGTATTGAACGTAACATCGCAGTTGACTCTGGTGTTACAGCGGTTGCTAAACGTGGCGGTATGATTCAGTCTGTGGACGCTTCTCGTATCGTAGTTAAGGTTAACGAAGATGAGCTAGTACCTGGCGAAGCTGGTATCGACATCTACAACCTAACTAAGTACACGCGTTCAAACCAGAACACATGTATCAACCAACGTCCTACCGTGCTTCCAGGTGAACCTGTATCACGTGGTGACGTACTAGCTGACGGTCCTTCAACAGACCTTGGTGAGCTAGCACTTGGTCAAAACATGCGTATCGCGTTCATGCCTTGGAACGGTTACAACTTCGAAGACTCGATCTTAGTATCTGAGCGCGTAGTTCAAGAAGACCGTTTCACGACTATCCACATCCAAGAACTATCTTGTGTGGCTCGTGATACTAAGCTGGGCTCTGAAGAGATCACAGCTGATATTCCAAACGTAGGTGAGTCTGCTCTGTCTAAACTAGACGAGTCAGGTATCGTTTACATTGGTGCTGAAGTTAAGGGTGGCGACATCCTAGTTGGTAAAGTAACACCTAAAGGTGAAACTCAACTGACTCCTGAAGAGAAGCTACTACGTGCAATCTTCGGTGAGAAAGCATCTGATGTTAAAGATACTTCTCTACGTGTACCAAACTCTGTTTCGGGTACTATCATCGATGTACAAGTCTTCACTCGCGATGGCGTAGAGAAAGACAAGCGTGCACTTGAAATCGAACAGATGCAGCTTAAAGAAGCTAAGAAAGACCTAACTGAAGAGTTCCAAATTCTTGAGGGCGGCCTTCTTAACCGTGTTAAAGCTGTACTTCTGTCTGGTGGTTACTCTGAAGCTAAGCTTGATACGATCGGTCGTAAGCAATGGCTAGAGCAAGTTCTAGAAGACGATGCGCTACAAACACAGCTTGAGCAACTTGCTGAGCAGTGGGATGAGCTAAAAGCAGACTTCGATAAGAAGTTTGAAACTAAGCGTCGTAAGATCACTCAAGGTGATGATCTAGCGCCTGGCGTTCTTAAGATTGTTAAAGTTTACCTAGCGGTTAAACGTCGTATCCAGCCTGGTGATAAGATGGCGGGTCGTCACGGTAACAAAGGTGTAATCTCTAAGATTAACCCTGTTGAAGACATGCCATACGATGAGAAAGGTCAGCCTGTAGACATCGTACTTAACCCACTGGGTGTACCATCGCGTATGAACATCGGTCAGATCCTAGAAGTACACTTAGGTCTGGCAGCGAAAGGTATCGGTGACAAGATCAACCAAATGGTTAAGGAACAGCAAGAACTTCATAAGTTCCGTGAGTTCCTACAGAAGGTTTATGATCTTGGTGATACTCGTCAGAAAGTTGATATTGCTGAACTGTCTGATGATCAAGTTCGTACACTGATCAAGAACCTACGTGGCGGTCTACCGATTGCTACTCCTGTGTTCGATGGTGCTTCTGAAACGTTAATCAAAGAACTACTTAAACTGGGTGATCTGCCAGAATCTGGTCAGCTTAAACTGTTTGATGGTCGTACTGGTGACTCGTTTGAGCGTCCTGTAACTGTAGGTTACATGTACATGCTGAAACTGAACCACCTTGTTGATGACAAGATGCACGCTCGTTCTACTGGTTCGTACAGCCTAGTAACTCAGCAACCACTTGGTGGTAAAGCTCAGTTCGGTGGTCAGCGTTTCGGTGAGATGGAAGTATGGGCACTAGAAGCATACGGTGCTGCTTACACGCTTCAAGAAATGCTAACAGTTAAGTCGGATGACGTTAACGGCCGTACTAAGATGTACAAGAACATCGTAGATGGCAACCACAGCATGGAACCTGGCATGCCAGAGTCGTTCAACGTACTGTTGAAAGAGATTCGCTCGCTAGGTATCAACATCGAGCTAGAAGACGAAGAGTAA